The proteins below come from a single Gossypium raimondii isolate GPD5lz chromosome 2, ASM2569854v1, whole genome shotgun sequence genomic window:
- the LOC105788943 gene encoding uncharacterized protein LOC105788943, protein MASSRGYYSRPNYRFLSSEQQLQSPLSHDSASAFELDESDIYNNGVSTRSDSPEFRSTSRVAKKQSNKRGGGGNSVVGGAPASLPVNIPDWSKILREEYRDNRRRSESDDNDVEADDWSEGGVRIPPHEFLAKQMARTRIASFSVHEGVGRTLKGRDLRRVRNAIFEKTGFQD, encoded by the coding sequence atgGCGAGCAGCAGAGGCTATTACTCGAGACCGAACTACCGCTTTCTGTCCAGCGAACAACAACTGCAATCGCCGTTGAGTCACGACTCGGCGTCGGCATTTGAGTTAGACGAGTCAGATATTTACAACAACGGTGTCTCGACTCGCTCCGACTCGCCTGAGTTCAGGTCCACCAGTCGAGTGGCGAAGAAGCAGTCCAACAAGCGCGGCGGCGGAGGGAATTCCGTCGTCGGAGGGGCGCCGGCCTCCCTGCCGGTCAACATACCGGACTGGTCGAAGATCTTGAGGGAAGAGTACCGAGATAATCGGAGGAGATCGGAGAGCGACGATAATGACGTGGAAGCCGATGATTGGTCGGAAGGAGGTGTCAGGATTCCGCCTCACGAGTTTTTGGCGAAGCAAATGGCGAGGACGAGGATCGCGTCGTTCTCGGTTCATGAAGGGGTAGGGAGGACTTTGAAAGGAAGAGATCTGAGGAGGGTCAGAAAcgcaatttttgaaaaaacaggGTTCCaagattaa